The following are encoded together in the Pseudomonas sp. Leaf58 genome:
- a CDS encoding DUF2269 domain-containing protein produces MTYLLLKYMHIVAAVFLFGFGMGSYLYFVAANRTRNPVVISAVGRMVVWFDAWITTTAGVVQVVTGYALASLADLTLHAPWVLYSACVFVLVGLLWLPVLWLQKQLRDMALGSVATGAPLPVNHRQLYRWWLWIGVAGFAGMFLIALAMVTKMTPVELLRLLA; encoded by the coding sequence ATGACGTATCTGCTGCTCAAGTACATGCACATTGTCGCTGCGGTGTTCCTGTTTGGTTTCGGCATGGGCTCCTACCTCTATTTTGTTGCAGCCAACCGGACAAGAAACCCTGTCGTGATCAGTGCCGTGGGGAGGATGGTGGTGTGGTTTGATGCCTGGATCACCACCACTGCCGGGGTTGTCCAGGTAGTCACGGGCTACGCACTGGCCAGCCTTGCCGACCTCACCCTGCATGCCCCCTGGGTCTTGTACTCGGCCTGCGTGTTTGTCCTGGTTGGCCTGCTCTGGCTTCCTGTCCTTTGGCTCCAAAAACAGCTCAGGGACATGGCCCTGGGCTCAGTCGCGACAGGTGCCCCACTCCCCGTGAATCACAGGCAGCTTTATCGCTGGTGGTTGTGGATAGGGGTGGCGGGGTTTGCAGGGATGTTCTTGATCGCGCTGGCCATGGTCACGAAAATGACACCCGTGGAGCTCCTCCGACTTTTGGCATGA